The window CGGCGGAGTGGGCAACACTCAACAGGATCCTCAGCGGTTCGCCCAGCTGATCAGCGATGTCAGTGAGCGGCTCTTCGAGGTGTACCCGGATGACACCGTGGTGCACCCCGGCCATGGCAAGCCGACCACCCTCGGTGCGGAACGCCCGCACCTGGAAGAGTGGCGCGCCCGCGGCTGGTGACCGGCGGTTTTTCGCGGCAGGTCCGGACAGCCGCCGCGCTTTCGGACAGCCGCCGCGCTTTCGGACAGCCGCTACGCTTTCGGACGGCCGCTGCGGGGATCCCCGTAGCGGCCGTCCGTTTGCGTAGCGCGAGCTACTTTGCGTAGCGGGAAACCGAAACCTTAGCGGCTGCGGCGTTCGTTCGAAGCCGGTGCGGACGCGCGGCGGGGGCCGCCGCTGCGTGCCGGACGGCCTTCGCTGGAGCGGCCGTTGCCGCCGCCTGCGTAGGATCCGCCCGAAGTGCCGCCGGTGTTGGAGGACCAAACCGCGGCGTTGGTGCCGGTCTTGCTGCCGCCGGTCTTGGCGCCGGCTGCTGCACGCTGGCCTGTTGCCGGACGACCGCCGCGGGCGCCCCCGGTGGCGCCGCCCGTACGGGGAGCACCGCCTGTGCGCGGTGCGCCGCTGCGGGGTGCGCCGCTGCGGGGAGCCGAGGCGCCCCGGGCGTCACTGCGCCCTTCGGCAGCGCGTCCGTCAGAGCCGCGGCCGGCCGCCGCACGGCCACCCGCAGCCGGAACATCGTTGCGGTGGGCGCCGTAAGAGGTCGAGCGGGCCCGGGTGCTGCGGCGCTCGGCACGCTCGGCATCCATCCGGTCCTCGTTGCGCTCAATGACGCGGTCCGCGGCGTTGCGCGCGGCGGCCTGGCCTTCGTAGGCCACGGCACGGCGCTCGGCACGCGGAAGATCGGTGCGGGGAGCCTCGGCTCCGACGCGTCCGCGTCCACCACGGCCACCCCGGCCACCCGCAGTGGGTGCCGCCTGGGTGGTGCGGCGGGCGCGCTTGCGCTCGGCGTTGGCGCCGGTGGAGTTGCCGCCGCCCTGGTTGGACTTGGCGGCCAGCAATGCTGCGCGGGTGCGGGGATCGATCTTGTCGGCCATTTCGCCCACCAGCTCGGCGACCAGCGGCGAGTTGGCGGTGACACGCTCGAAGTTGACGTCGACGCCGGCAGCTTTCATGAGCTTTTTGACGTCCGACTGCTGCTCCGGCAGGGTCAGCGTGACCACGGTGCCGTCGGAACCGGCGCGGGCGGTACGGCCCGAGCGGTGCAGGTAAGCCTTGTGCTCTGTGGGCGGATCCACGTGGATGACCAGCTCGACGTCGTCGACGTGGACGCCGCGGGCTGCGACGTCGGTGGCGACCAGGACGCGGACCTCGCCGGAGGAGAACTCGGCCAGGTTACGGTCACGGGCGTTCTGCGAGAGGTTGCCGTGCAGATCGACGGCGGGGATCCCGGCGTCGGTCAGGGTCTTGGCAAGCTTGCGGGCGTGGTGCTTGGTGCGCAGGAAGAGCACCCGGCGGCCGGAGCCCGAGGCGAGCTCAACGATCAGCTGCTTCTTGACGGTCTGGTCGTTAACCACGAGCACGTGGTGCTCCATGGTGGTGACCGCGGCCTGTGATTCATCCACGGCGTGGGTCAGCGGGTTGGACAGGTAACGCTGGACGATCTTGTCCACGCCGTTATCCAGGGTGGCGGAGAACAGCATGCGCTGGCCCTGGCTGGGAGTCATGTCCATGAGCTTCTTCACCACCGGGAGGAAGCCGAGGTCGGCCATGTGGTCGGCCTCGTCAAGAACAGTGATCTCGACGCCCTCGAGGGTCAGGATGCGCTGGCGGATCAGGTCCTCCAGGCGGCCCGGGCAGGCGATGACGATGTCGACGCCGGCGCGCAGTGCCTTTTCCTGGCGGGCCTGGGAGATGCCGCCGTAAATCACGGTGGTGTTCAGGCCCATGGCTTTGGCCATCGGCTCGATCGTGGCGTTCAGCTGGGTGGCCAGTTCACGGGTCGGCGCAAGGACCAGACCCATCGGGCGGCCCGGCTTCCGGAAATGCTTCGCTTCCCGCTCAGCGAGTCGTGCTACAAGCGGGATGGCGAAAGCAATGGTCTTGCCGGAGCCGGTGCGGCCGCGGCCCAGGACGTCGCGTCCGGCCAGGGTGTCCGGAAGGGTCTTGACCTGAATGGGGAACGGTTCAACGATTCCCTGGGCGGTGAGGGTGTCGGCGAGAGCCTTAGGCGTGCCGAGGGCAGCAAAAGTAGTCATAAGTTTCAAGGTCTTTCAGGCGGTATCCATACGGATATCGGCCCCCGGCGCCGGTTGGGTCAGGGGTTCGCCGAAGAAAAGTCAGGTGATCAACCGGCCAGCTGCTGAAAAAGCCGGCGGCCAGGACCAAATAGAACGCGTTCATCGACGCAGGATGTGCCTCTCACATGAAAAAGTCCCACTCCTGAACGGACTCCGATAGGAATCCAGCAGGGGAACCGGTTGATGAACCGGACTGGTCATTGA is drawn from Micrococcaceae bacterium Sec5.8 and contains these coding sequences:
- a CDS encoding DEAD/DEAH box helicase; translation: MTTFAALGTPKALADTLTAQGIVEPFPIQVKTLPDTLAGRDVLGRGRTGSGKTIAFAIPLVARLAEREAKHFRKPGRPMGLVLAPTRELATQLNATIEPMAKAMGLNTTVIYGGISQARQEKALRAGVDIVIACPGRLEDLIRQRILTLEGVEITVLDEADHMADLGFLPVVKKLMDMTPSQGQRMLFSATLDNGVDKIVQRYLSNPLTHAVDESQAAVTTMEHHVLVVNDQTVKKQLIVELASGSGRRVLFLRTKHHARKLAKTLTDAGIPAVDLHGNLSQNARDRNLAEFSSGEVRVLVATDVAARGVHVDDVELVIHVDPPTEHKAYLHRSGRTARAGSDGTVVTLTLPEQQSDVKKLMKAAGVDVNFERVTANSPLVAELVGEMADKIDPRTRAALLAAKSNQGGGNSTGANAERKRARRTTQAAPTAGGRGGRGGRGRVGAEAPRTDLPRAERRAVAYEGQAAARNAADRVIERNEDRMDAERAERRSTRARSTSYGAHRNDVPAAGGRAAAGRGSDGRAAEGRSDARGASAPRSGAPRSGAPRTGGAPRTGGATGGARGGRPATGQRAAAGAKTGGSKTGTNAAVWSSNTGGTSGGSYAGGGNGRSSEGRPARSGGPRRASAPASNERRSR